A stretch of DNA from Falco biarmicus isolate bFalBia1 chromosome 6, bFalBia1.pri, whole genome shotgun sequence:
GAAGTAGAACATGCATTTAATTATTTGATGACTACAATCCTGAGTGCTATACAAAGTTACCAGAGAGCtctgaaattcagttttgaagtaAAGTAATGTCTGTTTAACAGCTTAAATGAAAATCTACTCTCTCAGCAGGTTTGTGGGTAAAACCAAATTGGGGAAGCAGGTGGTACACTAGAGGACTAGGCTGTTACTCAGAAGAACCACAAAAGGCTAGAGAAATGGGCTGTCAGGAATCCCATGAGGTTTAACGAAAGCAAAAACGGGGATGGAATTACCCCATGGCTGAGGGCCAACATACTAGAAGAGGACTTTGCAGAAAAGACTTGGCTGGGCAAGAATCTGAACACTGTTCAGCAGCGTAACTGTTGTGCTATACAGAAGGTAGCCAGCAGGTTGACAGAGCTTGTTATTCAGTGCTTGTGAGACCACACCTCAAGCACAATATCCAGTTTTTGTACTCCCTGCCTCTACTGAAAGACAGACATATCCATACTGGAACAAGTCCAGCAGGTAGCTACCAAGATGATCAAGAGGATGAAGTGCATGATGTGAGAAACTGGTTACCAGACTTGTTCAGCCTCAAGATAATGTTCAGGGAGATTTTATTGCCGCCTAGAACTACCTAACAGCAATGCCGAGAAGACACAGCCAGACTTTTCTCAGCTGTCCATAAAGCAGGACAAGAAGCAACAAAGCTACAATACAGAGAATTTGACTATATAACAAAGATTTTCACCATGAAAGCAGTCAAAACAGGCACTCTAGAAACTGGGGAAATACAGACTCCGCATTTACTACCTTGCCCTCCTCTCTTAGCAAATGCAATTATTTCAGTAGATGAATTAAGCCACAAGTGGTAGGAGACAAATATTACTTAACAAGCAAGTGAGAAGTTGGATTACCTTTTAATTCCTTTGTATACGTACTTCAAACACTCTGCCTCTACTTGAAGTGCCAGTTCTCTAGTGGGAGCAAGGACTAACATTCCTGGCCCCCCACGCTGATCCTTGGAACTGCAATAAACCATCTTTAGAATGTGGGTATGTAAGGCTAGGCAAAGTCTATCACATCTGACATCCAATATTTTTATACTGTTCTAGACTTTCTCAGTATATTGCTACTAACAGAATCTATGGTGATAAAATTGGTACTTATTCCACCAAGTTTATAACTTATTTCCAATTTGTAACCATCAcattgggggtgggggtaggggcGAAGCATCCACAACTACACAAGTCAGACATGTCAGCAGTCCTTACATTGGTTGTGAAGTCAAGTGAATGAATCCAGGCATTAAGTACGCTAATGTCTTCCCAGTACCAGTCTGTGCTATACCAATAAGATCAATTCCTTGGAGTAAGATCGGCCATGCCTGGGACTAATATAAAACAACAAAtacttaatgtatttttaactttagCTTCAGTTAGGGTCATCAAAATTGAAGGAATACCTGAATTGGTGTAGGCTTTTGAAAACCAACTTTTCTTATATTAGCCATAATATCAGGATAATGCTCAAATACATCTTCAAATTTACAAGCAGGATTGGGAATGCAGCGCTTTTCACCTTCTTTTAAGTCATCACAAgttatattattattttctttcctgtataGAATTAAAGAAGTGCAATTGCTTTAAAGTCTCATTAACTGAAAATTCAGAGCTAACATAAAAGACTGGCTTTCTGAGTTTTTGgatggtttttttggtttgttttttggttttgttttgttttgttttttaattcctgtaacaacagaaaacaagttgAGGCTCTTGAATGAAACTTACAGCTATTCTGACTTTTAAGAAAGCTTTACTACAGAAACTTCTCCTGGAGGCATCAATTACCATTCCTCTTAAGCATGACTAATTTGAAGTTATATATGGCTATTAACAAACTGCAGTACTGTCATATCAGACTTCAATGACACTCTATTAACAAATTAAATAATGTTTCAAGTTTTTAAACCTAAATACAACCCAGAACACAGAGGAATGGATTGCACCTCTTTGTCAGAGCACTATACTCTGACAAAAgctttcctgaaatattttcagagcagCTCCCCGGATGCTctagaaaacacaaacagaacagTCTAGAAAAAACAATGTGGCCAGTAGGCCAAGTTcaacatccccccccccccccccccaaaaaaaaaaagcaaccccaaaacacaatgtacaaaaaagctgtattaaaaaCTGAGGTTCTGCGTGTGtgttgccccccccccccccccgccattaAGCGTTATTAAGTAGTTTATCTTCACTCCAGTCCTGTACTCTTCTGAAGATTCCATTCAGCAAACAGTTTTACCTCAGGCAGGGTATGGGCTATGAAAAGAACAGGTAATTCACCCTCTcctcatgtttaattttttttttccatttactgccttttcctctttaaaacaaacagattaGATTAAAAACATCCCTCCATCACACAAGTGCCATTTCTCAATGAATGTTCTGAACCTACAGAACGAAGGTTCTGTTACTCTTGACTAGCTTTAACAATAACGTACATAAACTTTCAGGAAACATGTCAATTCCATGCTTTGCTCACTGTGGCAAGGTTTCTCTGGTGGGCATGCAAGAGAAAAACCAGAACCATGCataaagaaaagtaataaaagGTAACGCTTCAGGAATGCTCACCAACTTCATTAGAACTACTGAAAAGGGTTGAAGCTATTACCAGGGCCTGAACTGAATCGCTTGAAACAGATGATCTGCTTTTCTTGTGAAGTAATGATGTAGATTAACAGATCAAAATGAATGCATACAGTTAACTGAGGAATATACTCACCAAGATGCACTTGCAAAGACAAGACAGATAGGAAGAGGACAGTAATAAAAGTTGAAATTTGCTTTGAGCACTGCATTTGACTAAAATATATGGGGAAATAAATGGCAGCCAAGAGGTATTCAACACATGAACAATCATATTTGGAAGGACCTAGAAAACGTGAACATGCAGTTTCATGAAATTCAAAGAAACAgccaaaagccaaacaaaccatcttgattttttttttccccttccaaaaGTCAACTAGATCAAACACTTTTAGAGAAGCAGTTAATCCCTAAAGTTAATTTTCCAAGCAACTAATTAATACATCATCTTCTAGTTACTGTTTAACTTCTAATAAAAGAGTTCCTAAGAAAGATCTAAATTATTACAAAACCCTAACATTAATGCTTCTGTCGCTGTATTTCACCTCCAACTTTCTGGGCTTTATACTTCAACAATAATTTTTGCCAAGCAGATGATTCCCAATAGAAACGATCTTACCGCCACAGCTCCACTTCCTCTTGTGACATAGATGCAGTCCTTGATGATTCTTCATAGAAGTTTTTCTCAATAGGAGGCAAGTCTTGAACAATCAGAAGTAGTAAACTTGAGTCAGTGAGAAATGCTACAGACTCAGGGAAAGTCTGCTAAAGTTTAAGATGGAAATCCCAAAACCCAGACAGTGCCTTGTACTAGGAAGGCTAGTCAAAAGTGCTGGAAGACTACTGCTGTTCACATACAAGATGAAGGCTGAGACAAGTGCTTAAGTATCTGCAAAAAGAACCACTTCCCCACATTTCAAGTTCTAAAGTAATTTCTATTAACATATACAATATTTAACATTTCTCAGTTTTTTGCTGCGGTCACAtacaaaacagcagcattttcaacGGCTGAAGTCAAAACACCAGTAGAGTAGCAAGTTTAAGTCTTCACACAGCAACTACAGCGTCCTCCATGACCATGCTGAGAAAAGCTCATGTCGTCACTTTACTGCAAAATACTTAACTGTATCTTTAAGTGTCCAAATCAGTTATCTCAAAGCAAAAACTAAAACATTTAAGCATTCAACAGATTTACCAAATAAAGACAGGTACCATAcaatcaaaattttaaaactaacCTGCCCACTTCATAACTTCATatttagctttgttttctcGGAGAGAGATCCAGTTAATCACAGGTTTCTTTGAATTACTTTCAGGGTTCCTAACGTCCAAGGTTCTTACTCCAGAGTTAGTaccaaaatgctgctgtttgatGGAATCTGTTGCAAGGTAGGGAAGAAATCATCTCAAAACAAACACTTGACTTTCTTTTTCTATTGTAAGGCCTCTTAAGTGATTGTGAATAGACATGAagcatttaaatagaaaattctTTCCTAGgtgttaaaatgaaacattggCAAAGCCTGTACAAATCCAGTTCTGgtaagaaaaaagcagcatttcaacaTCTTTATAAAGGAATTAATGACAGGTTCCAATATGCTGTTCCTCCAGCTATAAAGGAGGCTTGCTGTTCAGCAGACTTTTGAAAAAACTAGTGAATCCAGTAGATGGTATGGAGAcagaaagctttatttttaacaccTACAAGAACAAGGTTTACTTCTAAAGCACCCAATAACACCACAATTAAAGTCTTAGTGCTATTATACtgtatattccttttttttacGAGGTTAACACTCCTCAAGAAAGAGATTTTACAATGAAGATATAAACGGAATGTAATTTGTATTAGTGGAAGAGCAGGAAACATGGGGAAAACACAGTCACACATACTAAAGGAGTGTTAACTGTTTCTAGTCTCCTGAAACATGCTTGTCTACCATCTGGGGCACCTCCAAGATCAAAACTCACAATTACTCCATTCCTTTTATTCTAATGCTGGAACACAACTCTCTGATGATCCCTTCTTCCTCATCAGTGCCTCAAATAAACAACTATGGATGCTGTCTGCGCAAAAAGTCATCGGGAGCACACAGAAGCCAAATACCAGTAACATAAGCAGAACCTCAACATATAGCCATTACTTACAGATCCATGTAACAGACAGTTAACATCATCAGGTCTAGTAAAGTGAGGCACCATGTGCAATATCAAATCTTAAATGCTAACTTGCCATGAAAGCCGTAAGAAGTCAGCATCACCTGTGCTATGATCAGTACCATTTGCTTTACAGGATGCATTATAAAAGCTTACTGAATTTTAATACTGCACTGATACCACATTAGACGTTAAACTATAACCAATACTTGTATTTTCGAGGAATCGGATTGATAATGCAAGAAACACTTTTGCATTCATTAGAAGTGTTGAAACCTCAAAGGAACAGATTCTCACAGAAGTCTGGcagtttgggggtgggggggtgatACTATTCATAGCTGAGAAAAGAGGACATCtacatatttctgttttaaggaAGTATGACAATGTCCAAGAACAAGCTGAAAGTTAATTCACTCTGgtaaaatattaacaatataaaaatactcTAGCAAacttatgttttctttcccccctcctcacCTTCCAAAAACATATTACTTACCTTTCTCAGTCCCCCCTCTAATGTTCTTTTGTCCAGGTCTTGTAACAGCATTGTCAATCAACAtcttggctttgttttgcaCAGCAACACTGCCAAAAATCCTTATTTCAGCTTCATGGGTTCCCTTTATAACCTATGTTCATAAAACCTTACTGAGTTTTTTTTGATACtccaaaaaaattattatatagGAATAcatactgaaaacaaactttaatttttttttcctgaattttaacTTCTCTTCCTAGGAAGAGGTCCTTTAATTCCCTTCCtaaaacaaagggaaataaACGCAtacttagggaaaaaaatatcaataagCCCTTCTTACTTTCACATACCAGTCAAATTATACTCTCAATCCCACTTCCTTTTTACCCATTCTTGTAAAAAGAGCTGAATTATCACTGCAACACCCTTCAACTTGCTGCAGCCACTGGTTTACACTGGAGCAAAACTCAGTATGTTCTCAACAGAGTCCAGGCCTTGACGCCACACAGCATATAGTACCTTTATCCTGGCACCTGAAGAATCCTCAAGTTCTCTTATTTTAGTTCCTCCCCGACCTGTTATAAAGATACACTGCAGGTATTACAGAGATTTAGGCAGAACTGTAAAAAACTACACATGGTAACTCTTTAAGTATTTTGGTTGTAACCAAAACCTAAGCCATTCATGTGAGGGTATGCATCCATAAATAACAGCACTTGTGGCaccaaaacactggaaaatgtgGCTAACTTTTCTGGCCACGGGGGTGGATGGCACCCCAGTTAAAAGAGATAGAGCAACAAAACTACCTCCAAGAGAGCCACCCTTCCTCCACATGCCTAAAGAGGGGCTTCAGCCCACTTACAGACTGCTAGCCATGAGAGACGGGCACCAAGCCAGCCGCTTCAGGGAGGAAAAGCTTTGCTACCCTGGCGAGCAGGAGAGCTCTGCTCTTCAGCCAGTGCCCTGCAAAAGCATCCTGCCGTGCCAGACGACAGAGGTGCAAGGGAACTGCCAGGGGCCCACACCAACAAACCTCTCCCTGACCGGGTCCTGTCCTCTCCTGCTCCCCCCTGCTGCCAAGCGCCCCGGGGGGTAGCGGTGTGGCCATTATTACCTATGAGAGCCCCGACCAGGGCACTATCGATGTGGAAGGTGAGGGGCACCGCGGCGCTCTGAGCTTGGCCGGCGGTGGCTCGGGGCAGCCCCTGCCGCGCCGCCTCCCCGGGGCCGCGGGAGCCGTCAGTGCCTCGAGCCTTCCACTCTCCTCCGCCGCTGGCCGCCACCTGCCGCCACTCTGCGCTCCTTCGTCCTCCGCTACCCTCTACGGAGATGCAGCTCTGCGAAGGGGTCGCCGGCAGCTGGCACAggcgcccggcggcggcagcagcagatGGCGGCCGCCCCGACACACCGCCACCCCCGTCGCGACTCCTGCCCCCGCCAGACATGGCGACTCCCCCGCCGGACGGCGCGGCTCACGTGGCGGCCCTCAGCGTGCCTTAGGCTAGGGGCACGCTGATTGGCCAGGACGGGCGGCTCTGTAAGCAGTGATTGGCTGGCTCGGCGAGACGGCGCGCGGGCGGGAGAACCTACGGCCGTCCTGGCTGAAGCCGAGGCTGAGCTCGCGGCCCGTCCGCGCCCTGGCGCGTGCTGCGGGGCCGGTGGGGTCCGGCGGCTCCGCCGGCCTCGGGGCAGCCCGGGGGGGGGCGCGCTCCGCTGAGGGCCAGGCGGTGGTTTAGGACGAGAGGGGCAAGAACTCGGCCCTGAACCTGTGGGATGCCCCCGAAGTCTGTGGGGTGGCcggagggagggcaggcagcctcAGGGGAGGCTGGGGAGTGAGGGTGGTGCTGAGTAGTTTTGTGAGGTGTCCAGGCTCGTGTCACGCTGATACACTGCAGTCTGAATTTTTTAGGGAAGTAGTAATATTTAATCTCAAATGAGGCTTTGATGATACTTTAATGAATATTGTAGTATGACTGAGCGTACCAAAGCCGGCATGGTATTGGAAGCAATCAGAATGGCTGTGGTTGGAGGGGCCTCTGGGGGTCACCTTGTCCAGCCCCGCAGCTCAAGCAGGGACACCaagagctggttgcccaggagTGTGTACGTTGCCAATGATGGAGACTCTACAagctccctgggcaacctggcccagtgctcagtcactgtcacagtgaaaatacagaaaaaaacccccaaaccctgaGGAAAAGCTAacacccccccttccctcctttcAATTACACTGAAAATCTGCTAAATGAGGATTTACGTTTCCCTTTTAAGCATGGTCCTGTACTATTGTGCAGAGCTGAACGGTGAACATGTATGTGTCTATGCATGCACATTACTGCTTGTGCCTGGCCGTTGTGACCTGCAAGGTAACAACTTAACGGGAAGAACTTCACATTGCTGTCCTCTGACCCTTCCCTGCTATCTCTATGTACACGTGAAGCAAGACTGGCCAGTTTAACACAAGAGGAGCAGGcacatgtttgctttttttttttttcctgtcctctgTTTATCCTTAGGCAGAGCTTGGCAGTGTTCATATAGCCTGTGCGTACAAATGGCTGACATGGAAAAATCTGCCTTTCTGGAGACTGCACCTTTAAATTTCAGTAAGATTATGTTCATCAGAGAGGTAGGGGATCAACTATCCCTGTACAAGAAATATCTTGCTCTGATTTTGAAGTCTCCACAGGCACTGACTTCACCGCAAGAACAGGCTCTCTGTATTTCGTACTTCACACTGAAATAGTAAAGCTTCTTTTTGGCAGGACTACAGGAAGAGCAAAGTGGGGAAAGATGGCTGTACGCTTGGTGCAGCAGCATTCTAGAGCAATTTTAATGATTCAGTGCAGAGGAAAGGGGTTCACCTAGGCCTCAAGTTAAACTGAGGTAGCAGATGGGCCTTCCCTGAGGAATCCCGCTCCTCACACAAGCCCCTGGTTGCTGATCCTGAATCAATTACCATATATCTAACAGGGAAGGTAATAATAACTTCCAAACTCATTTTCATAGAAGTGCTGAAACGTGAAGTTTAAGTAGACAGTTACCAGAAACTGAACATATCAGACTGGTTTGTGTGCATTTTATTCTAGTAAACTTCCTTTGTGGTGTTTTGGtccatttaataaaaaattacgaaacttcaaatggaaaacaatgagcgatttaaatttttttcttgcctgatATGCACTCACACCATACAATCTTTCTTGTAAGGAAAGAACCCCAGTAAGCATGGtacttttcaaattatttttattaacaacAATATGGATTCAACTTTGTCAAGAAGTtacaattaacattttaatgtaCTGGCTAATGTTGCAGTGTCAGTGGAAGCAGCCTTTGTGCCTTCTAAGTCTGTTATGAAACTGTCTTTTTATCTTTCAAAGAAGTCAAAAATGCTTCCAATAGCAGATGATATTGGGTATGTCTGGAATTGTCCTATGTGTGGCCACAGCCGAATGAATGGCCACATTTGCATCCAGATGaatgaacaggaaaatattaCATGCTTCCACTGACGCTGCAGGGGACAAATCttatttgaaaaatcaattaaCCTTTTTAGATAGTGACAGCACTTTGTGTGATGTGGTAATCCATTTGAATTAAGTCAGTTAacacacttggaaaaaaaaaatgtgaagcagAAATATCTGGGCAAATTCTTTTCTAACCTGTATTTCATTCAAACCTAATGAATCCAAAAGGATTGCATGACATATGAGTCAGGGTAAAAGTTGGCCCAGAGAGGCAAGTTCATTCCTGGTATAGGTGGGTTCAGCTCCTTTAAGGTCAGTGGAACTGAGCCTGATTATCCCAATGGAGGCTGAACTTCACCCAGCTGGGCAGTGAATTCAT
This window harbors:
- the DDX43 gene encoding probable ATP-dependent RNA helicase DDX43, translated to MSGGGRSRDGGGGVSGRPPSAAAAAGRLCQLPATPSQSCISVEGSGGRRSAEWRQVAASGGGEWKARGTDGSRGPGEAARQGLPRATAGQAQSAAVPLTFHIDSALVGALIGRGGTKIRELEDSSGARIKVIKGTHEAEIRIFGSVAVQNKAKMLIDNAVTRPGQKNIRGGTEKGKTLDVRNPESNSKKPVINWISLRENKAKYEVMKWADLPPIEKNFYEESSRTASMSQEEVELWRKENNNITCDDLKEGEKRCIPNPACKFEDVFEHYPDIMANIRKVGFQKPTPIQSQAWPILLQGIDLIGIAQTGTGKTLAYLMPGFIHLTSQPISKDQRGGPGMLVLAPTRELALQVEAECLKYVYKGIKSICIYGGGDRKGQINVVTKGVDIVIATPGRLHDLQMNNFINLKSITYLVLDEADRMLDMGFEPQIMKILIDVRPDRQTVMTSATWPDGVRRLAKSYLKNPMIVYVGTLDLAAVNTVEQRVVVIAEEEKKAFMQYFIDTMKPSDKVIIFVGKKLTADDLASDFSLQGVPVQSLHGSREQCDREQALDDFKRGKVRILVATDLASRGLDVHDITHVFNFDFPRNIEEYVHRVGRTGRAGRTGKAVTLVTKNDWRVASELIEILERANQVVPDGLIAMAERYKQFQIRKETEKDMQRPRRKPSK